The genomic DNA GAGTTACTATGTAATTTAGATACTTTACCAAAAGAAATTGTTACAGCTGTAAGAAATAACGGTGGTGGTCATTATTGTCATAGTCTTTTTTGGGAAGTAATGAGCCCACGAGGTGGCGATGAGCCTAATGGAGATGTTGCAAAAGTAATCGATTATTATTTCAATACCTTTGACAACTTAAAAGATCAACTGTCCAAAGCAGCAATTAGCCGTTTTGGAAGTGGATATGGATGGCTTGTCCTTGATGGTAAAGAACTTGCTGTTATGAGTACACCCAATCAAGATACACCTTTGCAAGAAGGTAAGATTCCATTACTCGTCATCGATGTATGGGAACATGCCTATTATTTAAAGTATCAAAATCGGCGTCCAGAATTTGTTACCAACTGGTGGCATACAGTGAACTGGGACCGGGTAAATGAAAAGTATTTACAAGCAATTCAATCACAAAAACATTAGTCGTGCGTATAAGGTAAGTTTGGTAATGTAAAATTAGTATTGTCGAAATCCTCCAGAATCCCCCGGATTGCCACCGGGGGATTTATGATTATTTCATCGCACGTATGTAATAACATAATACTTTTGCTATTTCTACCTTCAACTCTCGGAACGGGAATCCTAATTCATTAGCTTTTCCATTATATAATGTGCAATTAATCACTTCATTATAAGGCGCTACATGATCCCCTACTTCTTGCAG from Bacillus basilensis includes the following:
- the sodA gene encoding superoxide dismutase [Mn]; its protein translation is MSSFQLPKLSYDYDELEPYIDSNTLSIHHGKHHATYVNNLNATLENYTELHNKSLEELLCNLDTLPKEIVTAVRNNGGGHYCHSLFWEVMSPRGGDEPNGDVAKVIDYYFNTFDNLKDQLSKAAISRFGSGYGWLVLDGKELAVMSTPNQDTPLQEGKIPLLVIDVWEHAYYLKYQNRRPEFVTNWWHTVNWDRVNEKYLQAIQSQKH